The proteins below are encoded in one region of Rhizophagus irregularis chromosome 13, complete sequence:
- a CDS encoding ADP-ribosylation factor-like protein 2 produces the protein MGLLSILRKIRQKEKEMRLLVLGLDNAGKTTILKRLNGEDIDKISPTLGFNIKTLEHNGYKLHVFDVGGQKSIRTYWRNYFEQTDGVIWVVDSADRMRLEDTKVELKTLLLEERLAGASLLVFANKQDLPGALTDKQIREGLELDSIITHHWAIQACSAVTGENLLRGMDWIVGDIASRIYLLE, from the exons ATGGGGCTATTATCGATTTTACGAAAAATTCGTCAAAAAGAAAAGGAGATGAGATTACTAGTACT tgGTTTAGACAATGCTGGTAAAACCACCATATTAAAACGGTTAAATGGTGAggatattgataaaatttcacCTACTTTAGGTTTCAATATTAAAACATTAGAACATAACGG GTACAAGTTACATGTATTTGATGTTGGTGGACAAAAATCTATTAGAACTTATTGGCGcaattattttgaacaaaCTGATGGCGTGATTTGGGTTGTAGATAGTGCCGATAGGATGAGATTGGAAGATACAAAAGTTgaattaaaaacattattattagaagaa CGTTTAGCGGGAGCTTCATTGTTGGTTTTTGCTAACAAACAGGATCTTCCAGGAGCTTTAACTGATAAACAAATTCGCGAg GGTCTTGAACTTGATTCTATCATAACACATCATTGGGCTATTCAAGCCTGTAGTGCAGTTACAGGTGAAAATTTGCTTCGTGGAATGGATTGGATTGTTGGTGATATAGCATCTAGAATATACTTATTAGAATAA
- a CDS encoding uncharacterized protein (SECRETED:cutsite_TFG-CH; SECRETED:prob_0.6265); SECRETED:SignalP(1-28): MAQFIMNHNYIIILFLTLFLTHVKKTFGCHPAGEFFSSGAEVQNATFSSSQISITTFAPNSFKNDGMYTDALGHFTFDYTDFAGGIYYSGHVRILHDPKFVNDHKCTDTGPNAVNPYTSTWNYDPKLTPP; this comes from the coding sequence ATGGCACAATTCATCATGAAtcataattacattattattttatttcttacacTTTTCCTCACACatgttaaaaaaacttttggaTGTCATCCTGCTGGAGAGTTTTTTTCATCTGGAGCTGAGGTTCAAAATGCGACATTTTCATCGAGCCAAATCAGTATTACGACTTTTGCCCccaattcatttaaaaatgatggaaTGTATACAGACGCACTTGGCCACTTTACCTTTGATTATACTGATTTTGCTGGTGGCATTTATTACAGTGGCCATGTGCGTATTTTACATGATCCTAAATTTGTTAATGACCATAAATGTACCGATACAGGTCCTAATGCAGTTAATCCATACACATCAACCTGGAATTATGATCCAAAATTAACACCTCCATAG